In one Oncorhynchus masou masou isolate Uvic2021 chromosome 23, UVic_Omas_1.1, whole genome shotgun sequence genomic region, the following are encoded:
- the LOC135510705 gene encoding RNA-binding protein 4.1-like isoform X1, giving the protein MYASFVQSTGLISTPSNLVLPFEGMGRDCAVASRRSAISSRRPVASDSESRSIITMVKIFIGNLSPDTTAEELRSLFSQYGKISECDIVKNFGFVHMDDKAKAEDAIKNLHHYELNGQAMNVEMSRGRPKASTKLHVGNINSSCTNQELRAKFEEYGPVVECDIVKDYAFVHMERVEDAMEAVSGLDNTAFQGKLLSVKLSTSRLRTTPGMGERTGCYRCGQEGHWSKECPLDTLGNYREGAEPRSDGFDGGAPRFGGGSRSGCVYQRGFSGGDPGYSGSYASVHDFGNRGSVYGSVPGHGRGAGYESAMSYSVPQGYGMSAAEQCMARTYASEAAYGGTSSSYGTIPANPVRRSSYEDRDPYGVVDFYEKYRARSYGASYFEERRSVPLPAPPLPSSSAIMRERLPPSSLDLYERCPLPPLPASISSYYSRDRSPIRRIPADAEGYAYERARLSPVSSLPRSLAYDIPRDPYAERARYAY; this is encoded by the exons ATGTATGCTTCTTTCGTCCAATCAACCGGTCTGATTTCGACGCCCTCCAATCTGGTTTTGCCTTTTGAGGGGATGGGCAGAGATTGTGCTGTGGCTAGCAGGCGCAGCGCCATTTCATCTCGGAGACCAGTGGCATCCGACAGTGAAAG CAGGAGCATCATCACCATGGTGAAAATCTTCATTGGGAATTTGTCTCCAGACACCACGGCGGAGGAGCTGCGCTCCCTCTTCTCCCAGTATGGCAAGATCTCAGAGTGCGACATCGTCAAGAACTTTGGCTTTGTGCACATGGATGACAAAGCCAAGGCAGAAGATGCCATCAAGAATCTCCACCACTACGAGCTCAACGGGCAGGCCATGAATGTGGAGATGAGCCGCGGCAGACCCAAAGCCTCTACCAAGCTCCACGTGGGTAATATCAACAGCAGCTGTACCAACCAAGAACTACGGGCCAAGTTTGAGGAGTACGGCCCAGTGGTGGAGTGTGACATAGTGAAGGACTACGCCTTTGTCCACATGGAGCGTGTGGAGGATGCCATGGAGGCCGTCAGTGGGCTGGACAACACAGCCTTCCAAG gcaAACTGCTGAGCGTGAAGCTTTCGACTAGCCGCCTGCGTACTACGCCTGGCAtgggagagaggactggttgtTATCGGTGTGGGCAGGAAGGCCACTGGTCCAAAGAATGTCCGCTCGACACGTTGGGCAACTACAGAGAGGGTGCCGAGCCACGCTCTGACGGATTCGATGGCGGTGCCCCCAGGTTCGGCGGGGGGAGTCGCAGCGGTTGCGTTTATCAACGGGGCTTCAGTGGCGGCGATCCAGGTTACAGTGGCAGCTACGCTTCCGTGCACGACTTTGGCAACAGGGGGTCTGTTTACGGCAGCGTACCCGGGCATGGCAGGGGCGCGGGCTACGAGAGCGCAATGAGTTACAGTGTCCCGCAGGGTTATGGAATGAGCGCTGCCGAACAATGCATGGCCCGGACATACGCCAGCGAGGCAGCGTACGGCGGCACCAGCTCGAGCTATGGTACGATCCCAGCCAACCCAGTGCGCCGGTCATCTTACGAGGACCGGGATCCTTATGGTGTTGTGGACTTCTACGAGAAGTACCGGGCTCGCTCGTATGGAGCCAGTTATTTCGAAGAGCGCCGGTCTGTCCCTTTGCcagccccacctctcccctcctcctcggCCATAATGAGGGAGCGCCTGCCGCCCTCAAGCCTCGACCTATACGAGcgctgtcccctccctcctctaccagCCTCCATCTCCTCATACTACTCCCGCGACCGGAGCCCGATCCGGCGAATCCCTGCTGATGCTGAGGGCTACGCGTACGAGCGCGCGCGCCTCTCCCCGGTGTCCTCCCTCCCCAGAAGCTTGGCTTATGACATCCCGCGGGACCCCTACGCCGAGCGGGCGCGCTATGCTTACTAA
- the rbm4.2 gene encoding RNA-binding protein 4.2 isoform X1 codes for MVKIFIGNLDSDTTVDELRTLFSQYGKISECDIVKNFGFVHMNDKAEAEEAIKNLHHHELNGEQMNVEMSRGRPKSTTKLHVSNIPEGCTNEELKTKFEEYGPVVEADIVKDYAFVHMESVDDAMEAISRLDSTAFQGKLMSVHLSTSRLRTVPGMGAQTGCYVCGKQGHWSKDCPNGGQNGGSYGDSGERPRGGLMMGHGRGFPRGPPGFSRSGERYPSGYGMPPRAAASYYMGRLGYSRSSSYLGGPPLPPLSRRPSYGSAREYSADARDRYSGRLPSSYPERVSAYERDRYSIHVDYYEKYRARPYGSSYFEERRLGYIPPPPSSSLSRLSSSVDPYERRPLPPSSATASYYLRDRSPIRRVPVTSDSYGYERSRLSPVSSSRSSSCAVPQARDPYTDRTRYAY; via the exons ATGGTGAAAATATTCATAGGCAATCTTGACTCCGACACCACCGTGGACGAGCTACGCACTCTCTTCTCCCAGTATGGCAAGATCTCAGAGTGCGACATCGTCAAGAACTTTGGCTTTGTGCACATGAACGACAAAGCCGAAGCGGAGGAGGCAATCAAGAACCTTCACCACCATGAGCTCAACGGGGAGCAAATGAACGTGGAGATGAGCCGCGGCAGACCAAAGTCCACCACCAAGCTGCATGTCAGCAACATCCCAGAGGGTTGCACCAACGAGGAGCTGAAGACCAAGTTTGAGGAGTATGGCCCAGTGGTGGAGGCTGACATAGTGAAAGACTATGCATTTGTCCACATGGAGTCTGTGGATGATGCCATGGAGGCCATCAGTAGGCTGGACAGCACAGCCTTCCAAG GCAAGCTGATGAGCGTGCATCTGTCCACCAGTCGCCTGCGCACGGTCCCGGGAATGGGAGCTCAAACTGGCTGCTATGTCTGCGGGAAACAGGGTCACTGGTCGAAAGATTGCCCGAACGGCGGTCAGAACGGCGGTAGCTATGGTGACAGTGGTGAACGCCCCAGAGGTGGCCTAATGATGGGCCACGGCAGGGGTTTCCCACGGGGTCCCCCAGGTTTCAGCAGGAGTGGCGAAAGATATCCGAGTGGCTACGGGATGCCCCCAAGAGCTGCGGCATCCTATTACATGGGCAGACTAGGGTATAGCAGATCGTCCAGTTATCTGGGGGGGCCGCCTCTTCCCCCTTTGAGCCGTAGGCCTAGCTATGGCTCTGCTCGGGAGTACAGCGCCGATGCCAGGGATCGGTACAGTGGCAGGCTACCGAGCTCTTATCCCGAGAGGGTATCGGCCTATGAGCGAGACCGTTACAGCATTCATGTTGACTATTATGAGAAGTACAGGGCACGGCCATACGGCTCAAGCTATTTTGAAGAGCGCCGCCTGGGCTatatcccccctcccccctcttcctccctctcaagGCTCTCCTCTAGTGTCGACCCGTACGAGCGTCGCCCGCTACCACCATCCTCGGCGACTGCCTCGTACTACTTGCGAGACCGCAGCCCGATCAGACGAGTGCCTGTCACCTCTGACAGCTATGGTTATGAGCGTTCACGGCTGTCCCCGGTGTCGTCCTCCAGAAGCTCCTCGTGCGCCGTCCCACAGGCCAGGGACCCTTACACCGATCGGACACGCTATGCTTACTGA
- the LOC135510705 gene encoding RNA-binding protein 4.1-like isoform X2 has translation MYASFVQSTGLISTPSNLVLPFEGMGRDCAVASRRSAISSRRPVASDSERSIITMVKIFIGNLSPDTTAEELRSLFSQYGKISECDIVKNFGFVHMDDKAKAEDAIKNLHHYELNGQAMNVEMSRGRPKASTKLHVGNINSSCTNQELRAKFEEYGPVVECDIVKDYAFVHMERVEDAMEAVSGLDNTAFQGKLLSVKLSTSRLRTTPGMGERTGCYRCGQEGHWSKECPLDTLGNYREGAEPRSDGFDGGAPRFGGGSRSGCVYQRGFSGGDPGYSGSYASVHDFGNRGSVYGSVPGHGRGAGYESAMSYSVPQGYGMSAAEQCMARTYASEAAYGGTSSSYGTIPANPVRRSSYEDRDPYGVVDFYEKYRARSYGASYFEERRSVPLPAPPLPSSSAIMRERLPPSSLDLYERCPLPPLPASISSYYSRDRSPIRRIPADAEGYAYERARLSPVSSLPRSLAYDIPRDPYAERARYAY, from the exons ATGTATGCTTCTTTCGTCCAATCAACCGGTCTGATTTCGACGCCCTCCAATCTGGTTTTGCCTTTTGAGGGGATGGGCAGAGATTGTGCTGTGGCTAGCAGGCGCAGCGCCATTTCATCTCGGAGACCAGTGGCATCCGACAGTGAAAG GAGCATCATCACCATGGTGAAAATCTTCATTGGGAATTTGTCTCCAGACACCACGGCGGAGGAGCTGCGCTCCCTCTTCTCCCAGTATGGCAAGATCTCAGAGTGCGACATCGTCAAGAACTTTGGCTTTGTGCACATGGATGACAAAGCCAAGGCAGAAGATGCCATCAAGAATCTCCACCACTACGAGCTCAACGGGCAGGCCATGAATGTGGAGATGAGCCGCGGCAGACCCAAAGCCTCTACCAAGCTCCACGTGGGTAATATCAACAGCAGCTGTACCAACCAAGAACTACGGGCCAAGTTTGAGGAGTACGGCCCAGTGGTGGAGTGTGACATAGTGAAGGACTACGCCTTTGTCCACATGGAGCGTGTGGAGGATGCCATGGAGGCCGTCAGTGGGCTGGACAACACAGCCTTCCAAG gcaAACTGCTGAGCGTGAAGCTTTCGACTAGCCGCCTGCGTACTACGCCTGGCAtgggagagaggactggttgtTATCGGTGTGGGCAGGAAGGCCACTGGTCCAAAGAATGTCCGCTCGACACGTTGGGCAACTACAGAGAGGGTGCCGAGCCACGCTCTGACGGATTCGATGGCGGTGCCCCCAGGTTCGGCGGGGGGAGTCGCAGCGGTTGCGTTTATCAACGGGGCTTCAGTGGCGGCGATCCAGGTTACAGTGGCAGCTACGCTTCCGTGCACGACTTTGGCAACAGGGGGTCTGTTTACGGCAGCGTACCCGGGCATGGCAGGGGCGCGGGCTACGAGAGCGCAATGAGTTACAGTGTCCCGCAGGGTTATGGAATGAGCGCTGCCGAACAATGCATGGCCCGGACATACGCCAGCGAGGCAGCGTACGGCGGCACCAGCTCGAGCTATGGTACGATCCCAGCCAACCCAGTGCGCCGGTCATCTTACGAGGACCGGGATCCTTATGGTGTTGTGGACTTCTACGAGAAGTACCGGGCTCGCTCGTATGGAGCCAGTTATTTCGAAGAGCGCCGGTCTGTCCCTTTGCcagccccacctctcccctcctcctcggCCATAATGAGGGAGCGCCTGCCGCCCTCAAGCCTCGACCTATACGAGcgctgtcccctccctcctctaccagCCTCCATCTCCTCATACTACTCCCGCGACCGGAGCCCGATCCGGCGAATCCCTGCTGATGCTGAGGGCTACGCGTACGAGCGCGCGCGCCTCTCCCCGGTGTCCTCCCTCCCCAGAAGCTTGGCTTATGACATCCCGCGGGACCCCTACGCCGAGCGGGCGCGCTATGCTTACTAA
- the rbm4.2 gene encoding RNA-binding protein 4.2 isoform X2, producing MVKIFIGNLDSDTTVDELRTLFSQYGKISECDIVKNFGFVHMNDKAEAEEAIKNLHHHELNGEQMNVEMSRGRPKSTTKLHVSNIPEGCTNEELKTKFEEYGPVVEADIVKDYAFVHMESVDDAMEAISRLDSTAFQGVYDSPDFSFATIPPPSCMVPSSCAANKPFVTRNVMARE from the exons ATGGTGAAAATATTCATAGGCAATCTTGACTCCGACACCACCGTGGACGAGCTACGCACTCTCTTCTCCCAGTATGGCAAGATCTCAGAGTGCGACATCGTCAAGAACTTTGGCTTTGTGCACATGAACGACAAAGCCGAAGCGGAGGAGGCAATCAAGAACCTTCACCACCATGAGCTCAACGGGGAGCAAATGAACGTGGAGATGAGCCGCGGCAGACCAAAGTCCACCACCAAGCTGCATGTCAGCAACATCCCAGAGGGTTGCACCAACGAGGAGCTGAAGACCAAGTTTGAGGAGTATGGCCCAGTGGTGGAGGCTGACATAGTGAAAGACTATGCATTTGTCCACATGGAGTCTGTGGATGATGCCATGGAGGCCATCAGTAGGCTGGACAGCACAGCCTTCCAAG GTGTGTATGACTCGCCAGACTTTTCCTTTGCTACCATTCCTCCTCCGAGCTGCATGGTTCCATCGAGCTGTGCCGCAAACAAACCTTTCGTGACTCGGAATGTGATGGCACGAGAATGA
- the LOC135510705 gene encoding RNA-binding protein 4.1-like isoform X3 yields MYASFVQSTGLISTPSNLVLPFEGMGRDCAVASRRSAISSRRPVASDSESRSIITMVKIFIGNLSPDTTAEELRSLFSQYGKISECDIVKNFGFVHMDDKAKAEDAIKNLHHYELNGQAMNVEMSRGRPKASTKLHVGNINSSCTNQELRAKFEEYGPVVECDIVKDYAFVHMERVEDAMEAVSGLDNTAFQGVATVSSSVGHLSSVSLCVSTWSWDGWGMCGHLSSLFDIGLVC; encoded by the exons ATGTATGCTTCTTTCGTCCAATCAACCGGTCTGATTTCGACGCCCTCCAATCTGGTTTTGCCTTTTGAGGGGATGGGCAGAGATTGTGCTGTGGCTAGCAGGCGCAGCGCCATTTCATCTCGGAGACCAGTGGCATCCGACAGTGAAAG CAGGAGCATCATCACCATGGTGAAAATCTTCATTGGGAATTTGTCTCCAGACACCACGGCGGAGGAGCTGCGCTCCCTCTTCTCCCAGTATGGCAAGATCTCAGAGTGCGACATCGTCAAGAACTTTGGCTTTGTGCACATGGATGACAAAGCCAAGGCAGAAGATGCCATCAAGAATCTCCACCACTACGAGCTCAACGGGCAGGCCATGAATGTGGAGATGAGCCGCGGCAGACCCAAAGCCTCTACCAAGCTCCACGTGGGTAATATCAACAGCAGCTGTACCAACCAAGAACTACGGGCCAAGTTTGAGGAGTACGGCCCAGTGGTGGAGTGTGACATAGTGAAGGACTACGCCTTTGTCCACATGGAGCGTGTGGAGGATGCCATGGAGGCCGTCAGTGGGCTGGACAACACAGCCTTCCAAG GTGTCGCAACAGTGTCGAGCTCGGTTGGCCATCTTAGTTCCGTCTCGCTATGCGTTTCGACGTGGTCGTGGGATGGATGGGGAATGTGCGGACATTTATCTTCACTGTTCGATATCGGTCTTGTGTGTTAA